A part of Caretta caretta isolate rCarCar2 chromosome 1, rCarCar1.hap1, whole genome shotgun sequence genomic DNA contains:
- the LOC142069810 gene encoding syncytin-A-like, producing the protein MGCPLGAYELFGKTALNIPGTPLRNSPYWALQGHYFVCGRKAYKVLQANWTGSCYIAHGVPHISITATLPKGKIRNAQDTSVKSREKTLWRLTTALEGNMKNSLTTEKLVGCSVLGIAPLFTGPAMACIGRYTVRLQMVLEKVALELEDSVSDLGSAVKTLNKEIQRLRTFFLQNRLALDYFLASQGGVCALIGPRCCVYVNDSSYEICEKVVQAEAHARAQVAYTAPESDWLQTLFSGWGLSFWLGGLFSLLLKLLFPVLLVLLVLCCAVSCVRALLQKLISHSLQDYHKVLMQSPIVKK; encoded by the coding sequence atgggatgcccccttggggcatatgaactgtttggaaaaacggccttaaatatcccaggaacccccttaagaaacagtccttactgggccctacagggtcactattttgtatgtggccgaaaggcttacaaggtgctgcaagccaactggacaggtagctgttatatagctcatggagttcctcatatttccataactgccacactgcccaaaggaaagattagaaatgcccaagACACTTCTGTtaagtcacgagaaaagaccctgtgGCGACTGACTACAGCATtagagggcaatatgaagaattccctcacaaccgagaagcttgtagggtgctctgtactgggaatagcgccactgtttaccgggccagccatggcatgcataggccgctatactgtaaggctgcaaatggtacttgagaaagtggccttagagttagaggactcggttagtgatttaggatcagcagtaaaaacattaaataaagaaatacagCGGCTCAGGACATTTttcctccaaaacaggctggctttggactatttcttggcatcccaaggaggggtttgtgccctcatcgggccccgatgttgtgtatatgtaaatgatagcagttatgagatctgtgaaaaggtggtacaggctgaggcccatgcccgagcacaggttgcctatactgccccagagagcgattggttgcaaaccttgttttcaggctggggtttgtcgttttggcttggtggtttatttagcctgctattgaaacttctctttcctgtattgcttgtattactggtattatgctgtgcagtctcatgtgttagggcccttttgcaaaagttaataagtcattctcttcaggactatcacaaagtgcttatgcaaagtcctattgtaaagaaataa